In one Thioclava sp. ES.031 genomic region, the following are encoded:
- a CDS encoding Xaa-Pro peptidase family protein, producing MNTTALNPRILQPGDIDPNWRWEKHIPAWGHTSVDFERRVDHDRLRRYRLSRAKDALKKSGCGSLLLFDVNNIRYISGTKIGEWERDKMCRFCLLAGDEEPYVWDFGSAAVHHREYCDWLDPERMLAGVVGMRGTIPPSFGLMKKYAEEIASLIKKAGMADMPVGVDYAETAMFFALKEAGLNVVDGQQVMLGAREIKNIDEIQLLNQAASMVDGVYHMIHEELKPGVRENDIVAMSNKLLYEMGSDDVEAINAISGERCNPHPHNFTDRLFRPGDQAFFDILQSYQGYRTCYYRTFNIGRATPSQNDAYIRCREWLDNAIALIKPGVTTDVVAKAFPKCEEFGFPDELSAFGLQFGHGLGLALHERPIISRAVSLDNPMEIQTGMVFALETYCPASDGYSAARIEEEVVVTDKGCTVISLFPAEDLPIAARY from the coding sequence ATGAACACAACCGCCCTCAACCCGCGCATTCTGCAACCCGGCGATATCGACCCGAACTGGCGCTGGGAAAAGCATATCCCCGCCTGGGGCCACACCTCGGTAGATTTCGAACGCCGCGTCGATCACGACCGGCTGCGCCGTTACCGCCTCAGCCGCGCCAAGGATGCGCTGAAGAAATCAGGCTGCGGCTCGCTGCTGCTCTTTGATGTGAACAACATCCGCTACATCTCCGGCACCAAGATCGGCGAGTGGGAACGCGACAAGATGTGCCGGTTCTGCCTGCTCGCGGGCGACGAAGAGCCTTACGTCTGGGACTTCGGCTCCGCCGCCGTTCACCACCGCGAATATTGCGACTGGCTCGACCCCGAGCGGATGCTGGCCGGCGTCGTGGGCATGCGCGGCACGATCCCGCCCTCCTTCGGGCTGATGAAGAAATATGCGGAGGAAATCGCCTCGCTGATCAAGAAGGCGGGAATGGCCGACATGCCGGTGGGCGTGGACTATGCCGAGACGGCGATGTTCTTCGCGCTCAAGGAAGCCGGGCTGAACGTGGTCGATGGCCAGCAGGTCATGCTCGGCGCCCGCGAGATCAAGAATATCGACGAGATCCAGCTGCTCAATCAGGCGGCCTCGATGGTCGATGGCGTCTATCACATGATCCACGAGGAGCTGAAACCGGGCGTGCGCGAGAACGATATCGTCGCAATGTCGAACAAGCTCCTATACGAGATGGGCTCGGACGACGTGGAGGCGATCAACGCGATCTCGGGCGAGCGCTGCAACCCGCACCCGCACAACTTCACCGACCGTCTGTTCCGCCCCGGCGATCAGGCCTTCTTCGACATCCTGCAAAGCTATCAGGGCTATCGCACCTGCTATTACCGGACCTTCAACATCGGTCGCGCGACGCCCTCGCAGAACGACGCCTATATCCGGTGCCGCGAGTGGCTCGACAACGCGATCGCGCTGATCAAGCCCGGTGTGACCACCGACGTCGTCGCGAAGGCCTTCCCGAAATGCGAAGAATTCGGCTTCCCCGACGAGCTGTCGGCCTTCGGTCTGCAATTCGGCCACGGTCTGGGTCTGGCGCTGCACGAACGCCCGATCATTAGCCGGGCGGTCTCGCTCGACAATCCGATGGAGATCCAGACCGGCATGGTCTTCGCGCTCGAGACCTATTGCCCGGCCTCTGACGGCTACTCGGCCGCGCGGATCGAGGAAGAGGTCGTGGTGACCGACAAGGGCTGCACCGTGATCAGCCTCTTCCCGGCCGAGGACCTGCCGATCGCGGCCCGCTACTGA
- a CDS encoding thiamine pyrophosphate-dependent dehydrogenase E1 component subunit alpha: protein MAKATKRKTNTEDYLRMYRQMVRIRSFEDNANQLYLSAKMPGLTHMYSGEEAVAVGICEALTDDDKITSTHRGHGHCVAKGAEFKQMFCELLGKVEGYCRGKGGSMHIADQSHGNLGANAIVGGSMGIATGAALSARRLGRDDVTVCFFGDGATAQGLWYEVMNMAALWKLPVIYACENNGYSEYTKTDEIAAGSLTARAEAFGIEAFEVDGQDVLAVNELAQRLVARARKGEGPFFIELKTYRYHGHHVGDINRDYYRSKDEETIWKEQRDPIINFGKWLVGEGVASDAELEEIREAVKKDAADAVEYALAADYPDVGEVDMHVYAPNDAA from the coding sequence ATGGCCAAAGCCACCAAGCGCAAGACGAATACCGAAGACTACCTGCGCATGTATCGCCAGATGGTGCGCATCCGCAGTTTCGAGGACAACGCCAACCAGCTGTATCTCTCGGCCAAGATGCCGGGCCTGACCCACATGTATTCCGGCGAGGAGGCCGTGGCTGTGGGCATCTGCGAGGCACTGACCGACGACGACAAGATCACGTCGACACACCGCGGCCACGGCCATTGCGTCGCTAAGGGGGCCGAGTTCAAGCAGATGTTCTGCGAGCTTCTGGGCAAGGTCGAGGGCTATTGCCGCGGCAAGGGCGGCTCGATGCATATCGCCGACCAGAGCCACGGTAACCTCGGCGCCAACGCCATCGTCGGCGGCTCGATGGGGATCGCCACGGGGGCCGCGCTCTCGGCCCGGCGGCTCGGGCGCGACGACGTCACCGTCTGCTTCTTCGGCGACGGCGCGACCGCGCAGGGCCTCTGGTACGAGGTGATGAACATGGCCGCACTCTGGAAGCTGCCCGTCATCTATGCCTGCGAGAACAACGGTTACTCCGAATACACCAAGACCGACGAGATCGCCGCAGGTTCGCTAACCGCGCGCGCCGAGGCCTTCGGGATCGAAGCCTTCGAGGTCGACGGTCAGGACGTACTGGCAGTCAACGAACTGGCGCAGCGACTGGTCGCTCGCGCCCGCAAGGGCGAAGGCCCGTTCTTCATCGAACTCAAGACCTATCGCTATCACGGCCACCATGTCGGCGACATCAACCGCGACTACTACCGTTCCAAGGACGAAGAGACGATCTGGAAGGAGCAGCGCGACCCGATCATCAATTTCGGAAAATGGCTTGTTGGTGAGGGCGTCGCGAGCGACGCGGAACTCGAGGAGATCCGCGAGGCGGTGAAGAAAGACGCCGCCGATGCCGTCGAATATGCGCTCGCCGCCGACTACCCCGACGTGGGCGAGGTCGACATGCATGTCTACGCCCCCAACGACGCCGCCTGA
- a CDS encoding alpha-ketoacid dehydrogenase subunit beta — protein sequence MREITLSKAVNEAIAEEMRRDPTIFLIGEDVAEAGTPFKVLSGLVEEFGTERIIDTPISEPGFMGLAVGAAMTGSRPIVDLMFGDFLFLVMDQLCNQAAKTHYMSGGKLSVPLVLRTNLGATRRSAAQHSQSLHALVAHIPGLKVALPSSAYEAKGLMKTAIRDNSPVVIFEDKLMYNDKAPVPEEEYLIPFGEANVLREGKDITLVATSSMVQVAQAAAETLAAEGISAEVIDPRTIVPLDEKTILDSVRKTSRAIVIDEGHKSYGITGEIAARISEKAFYHLDAPVLRMGAMDVPVPFSPALEDLTVPTADGVAQAARRLVRQEVSDAA from the coding sequence ATGCGCGAGATCACCCTGTCCAAGGCCGTCAACGAGGCCATCGCGGAAGAAATGCGCCGCGATCCCACGATCTTCCTGATCGGCGAGGACGTGGCCGAAGCCGGCACACCCTTCAAGGTCCTCTCGGGCCTCGTCGAGGAATTCGGCACCGAGCGGATCATCGACACCCCCATCTCCGAACCCGGTTTCATGGGGCTCGCTGTAGGTGCGGCGATGACCGGATCGCGACCCATCGTGGATCTGATGTTCGGAGACTTCCTGTTCCTCGTTATGGATCAGCTCTGCAATCAGGCCGCCAAGACCCATTACATGTCGGGCGGCAAGTTGAGCGTGCCTCTGGTGCTGCGCACGAACCTCGGCGCGACCCGACGCTCGGCCGCCCAGCACAGCCAGTCGCTGCATGCGCTCGTGGCGCATATCCCGGGGCTGAAGGTCGCCCTGCCCTCCTCGGCCTATGAGGCCAAGGGGCTGATGAAGACCGCGATCCGCGACAACAGCCCGGTCGTGATCTTCGAAGACAAGCTGATGTATAACGACAAGGCCCCGGTGCCCGAGGAGGAATACCTGATCCCCTTCGGTGAGGCCAACGTGCTGCGCGAGGGCAAAGACATCACGCTGGTCGCGACCTCGTCGATGGTGCAGGTGGCGCAGGCCGCCGCCGAGACGCTGGCCGCCGAGGGCATCTCGGCCGAGGTGATCGACCCGCGCACAATCGTGCCTCTCGATGAGAAAACCATCCTCGACAGCGTGCGCAAGACATCCCGCGCCATCGTCATCGACGAAGGCCACAAGAGCTACGGCATCACCGGCGAGATCGCCGCGCGCATCTCCGAGAAGGCCTTCTACCATCTCGACGCGCCGGTGCTGCGGATGGGTGCGATGGACGTGCCCGTGCCCTTCTCGCCCGCGCTCGAGGATCTGACCGTGCCCACGGCCGATGGCGTGGCGCAAGCGGCCCGCCGGCTGGTCCGGCAGGAGGTGAGCGATGCCGCATGA
- a CDS encoding biotin/lipoyl-containing protein, which produces MPHEVIMPALGMAQQSGQLVAWLKAPGDAVKAGEPLMEVETDKATMEVEAQADGYLGGLRAKAGDDVPVGAVVAVIAESQQAAEAEAGGEVAQDAPETASETDSDDTLPEGAEVIMPALGMAQETGQITTWLKEPGDAVGADDILFEVETDKSAVEVPAGATGYLAAILAEPGEEVPVGAPIAIISAEAPANPVRLSHAQKPATPKLAKTEAPANKPKPEKEVAPTSEAAKPSAKPAAAPAPGGRILASPKAKRLAREQGLDLARLTEAGIAQPYHVSDLETLRALPAPQAAAATAPTAQALHLSAEVSAQGFAAFCDWIAEETGEDPDPGALLAGLAASATLSGPVAVSRHGRSRCFVDPARHPLGQAPQVDEDAMPALLIRDLRGSALQRISLGGEAQPVLTLTGSDPLTLTLEADPGQLAPEAALDLITGFAARLDEPLRHLL; this is translated from the coding sequence ATGCCGCATGAGGTCATCATGCCCGCGCTCGGCATGGCCCAGCAATCGGGCCAGCTTGTCGCCTGGCTGAAAGCGCCGGGCGATGCCGTGAAGGCGGGCGAGCCACTGATGGAGGTGGAAACCGACAAGGCGACGATGGAGGTCGAGGCACAGGCCGACGGCTATCTCGGCGGGCTTCGCGCGAAGGCGGGCGATGATGTGCCCGTGGGCGCGGTCGTCGCGGTGATCGCCGAGAGCCAGCAGGCTGCGGAAGCCGAGGCTGGCGGAGAGGTTGCTCAAGACGCCCCTGAAACCGCGTCCGAGACCGACAGCGACGACACGCTCCCCGAAGGCGCCGAGGTTATCATGCCCGCGCTGGGCATGGCGCAGGAGACCGGGCAGATCACGACATGGCTCAAGGAGCCGGGCGACGCGGTCGGTGCCGACGACATTCTCTTCGAGGTCGAGACCGACAAGAGCGCCGTCGAAGTGCCTGCCGGTGCCACGGGTTATCTCGCCGCTATCCTCGCTGAACCCGGCGAGGAAGTTCCGGTCGGCGCGCCGATCGCAATCATCTCGGCGGAGGCGCCCGCGAACCCTGTCCGCCTCAGCCATGCGCAAAAACCGGCCACGCCCAAGCTTGCCAAGACAGAAGCCCCGGCGAACAAACCCAAGCCGGAGAAAGAGGTTGCACCGACGTCAGAAGCGGCCAAGCCGTCTGCGAAACCTGCGGCAGCGCCCGCGCCCGGCGGTCGCATCCTCGCCTCACCGAAGGCGAAACGGCTGGCCCGCGAGCAAGGGCTCGACCTCGCTCGGCTGACCGAGGCTGGCATCGCGCAACCCTACCACGTCTCGGATCTCGAAACGCTGCGCGCCCTGCCCGCACCGCAAGCAGCGGCAGCGACGGCTCCGACCGCTCAAGCGCTGCATCTGAGCGCCGAAGTCTCGGCCCAAGGCTTCGCCGCTTTTTGCGACTGGATTGCGGAGGAGACGGGCGAGGACCCCGATCCGGGCGCGCTGCTCGCCGGTCTTGCGGCGAGCGCGACGCTGTCCGGCCCGGTCGCGGTCTCGCGCCACGGCCGCAGCCGCTGCTTCGTCGACCCGGCGCGTCACCCGCTGGGCCAGGCCCCCCAGGTGGACGAAGATGCCATGCCTGCGCTGCTGATCCGCGATCTGCGCGGCAGCGCGTTGCAGCGGATCTCGCTCGGCGGGGAGGCGCAGCCGGTGCTTACCCTCACCGGCTCCGATCCGCTGACCCTCACGCTCGAGGCCGATCCCGGCCAACTCGCGCCCGAGGCGGCGCTCGACCTGATAACCGGATTTGCCGCGCGGCTGGACGAGCCGCTGCGCCATCTCCTTTGA
- a CDS encoding NAD-dependent succinate-semialdehyde dehydrogenase, whose protein sequence is MDQTDLYIDGAWRPGAKGTRFDVINPATEEVLASVASAEIEDADAALDAAQKAFGDWAARSPRERSEILRKAFELMTERLDHFAHLITLENGKAGTDAMGEARYAAEFFRWFAEEAVRADGMITRAPASGARIVVQHKPAGIAVLVTPWNYPAAMGTRKIAPALAAGCPVIIKPASETPLTMLALMPLLEEAGVPKGLVNVLPSENSAEIVDHMLHDPRVRVVSFTGSTGVGRKLLRSAADQVLKPAMELGGNAPLIVFEDADIDVAVEGAMLAKMRNLGEACTAANRFYVHEAVAEEFTAKMTAAMGALKVGNGVETDVDVGPLVNAKTRDKVASFVTDALERGAELKLGGKVPNGPGYFYPPTVLTKVPQDAACVHDEIFGPVAAIQTFTDEEDVIARANDTEYGLVGYVFTQDMARGMRVCERLDYGMVGLNRGLVSDPAAPFGGSKQSGLGREGGHEGMLEFMETQYISASW, encoded by the coding sequence ATGGACCAGACCGACCTCTATATCGACGGCGCATGGCGCCCGGGCGCGAAAGGCACCCGTTTCGACGTGATCAACCCGGCGACCGAGGAGGTGCTCGCCTCCGTCGCCTCTGCCGAGATCGAAGACGCGGATGCGGCCCTCGATGCCGCGCAGAAAGCCTTCGGGGACTGGGCGGCACGCTCGCCCCGCGAACGTTCGGAAATCCTGCGCAAGGCGTTCGAGCTGATGACCGAACGGCTCGATCACTTCGCGCATCTCATCACGCTGGAGAACGGTAAGGCCGGCACAGATGCGATGGGCGAGGCGCGCTACGCGGCCGAGTTCTTCCGCTGGTTCGCCGAGGAAGCGGTGCGCGCCGACGGCATGATCACCCGCGCCCCCGCTTCCGGCGCGCGGATCGTGGTTCAGCATAAACCGGCGGGCATCGCGGTGCTGGTGACGCCGTGGAACTACCCCGCCGCAATGGGCACCCGCAAGATCGCGCCTGCGCTGGCCGCGGGCTGTCCGGTCATCATCAAGCCCGCCTCCGAGACGCCGCTGACGATGCTCGCGTTGATGCCGCTGCTGGAAGAGGCCGGCGTGCCCAAGGGCCTCGTGAACGTGCTGCCGTCCGAGAACTCCGCGGAGATCGTCGATCACATGCTGCACGATCCGCGGGTGCGGGTCGTCAGCTTCACCGGCTCCACCGGGGTCGGCCGCAAGCTCCTGCGCTCTGCCGCCGATCAGGTGCTGAAACCGGCGATGGAGCTGGGCGGCAACGCGCCGCTGATCGTCTTCGAGGATGCCGATATCGACGTGGCGGTCGAAGGCGCGATGCTGGCCAAGATGCGCAATCTCGGCGAGGCCTGCACCGCCGCGAACCGGTTCTATGTCCATGAGGCGGTGGCCGAGGAATTCACCGCGAAGATGACCGCGGCGATGGGTGCGCTGAAGGTGGGCAACGGCGTCGAGACGGATGTCGATGTCGGCCCGCTGGTCAACGCCAAAACCCGCGACAAGGTGGCGAGCTTCGTGACTGACGCGCTCGAACGCGGCGCTGAGCTGAAACTGGGCGGCAAGGTCCCGAACGGACCGGGCTATTTCTACCCGCCGACCGTGCTGACGAAGGTGCCGCAGGATGCCGCATGCGTGCATGACGAGATCTTCGGTCCGGTCGCCGCGATCCAGACCTTCACCGACGAGGAGGACGTGATCGCGCGCGCAAATGACACCGAATACGGGCTGGTCGGCTATGTCTTCACGCAGGACATGGCGCGCGGAATGCGGGTCTGCGAACGGCTCGACTACGGGATGGTCGGGCTCAATCGCGGCCTCGTCAGTGACCCCGCAGCGCCCTTCGGGGGCTCCAAGCAATCGGGGCTGGGCCGCGAGGGCGGGCATGAGGGCATGCTCGAATTCATGGAAACGCAATATATTTCGGCCAGCTGGTGA
- a CDS encoding 2-oxo acid dehydrogenase subunit E2, whose protein sequence is MSYVASPSVRSYAAERGVNLDRLAQETGRETLAREDVDRKADGAGSGVAPGPAPDAARYWDVDHAAYGPVTEEPLSRIARVAADNLSAANALIPQVTHHDSADMRAVEAFRKGLRDEARERGTRLTALAFHVRVLARCLREFPRFNASLDASGETLVLKDYVHVGIAVDTPNGLMVPVIRDADRKGLWDIAAEITDLSRKAQGRKLRPDEMGGASMTISNLGGIGGSAFTPIVNPPEVAILGITRSQVTPVWEGEWVPVPLCPLDLSYDHRVINGADAARFLTRYATLMADPRRMLI, encoded by the coding sequence ATGAGCTATGTCGCAAGCCCGTCGGTGCGCAGCTACGCCGCCGAGCGCGGGGTGAACCTCGACCGCCTCGCACAGGAAACCGGACGCGAGACGCTCGCGCGCGAGGATGTGGATCGCAAGGCCGACGGGGCGGGCTCCGGTGTCGCGCCCGGCCCCGCACCGGATGCCGCGCGCTACTGGGATGTCGATCACGCGGCTTACGGCCCCGTCACCGAGGAGCCGCTCTCGCGGATCGCCCGCGTGGCCGCCGATAACCTGTCCGCGGCAAACGCGTTGATCCCGCAGGTCACGCATCACGACAGCGCCGACATGCGCGCGGTCGAGGCGTTCCGCAAAGGCCTGCGCGACGAGGCGCGCGAACGTGGCACCCGCCTGACGGCGCTGGCCTTCCACGTTCGGGTTCTGGCGCGCTGTCTGAGGGAATTCCCCCGCTTCAACGCCTCGCTCGATGCAAGCGGCGAGACGCTGGTGCTGAAGGATTACGTCCATGTGGGAATCGCGGTCGACACGCCGAACGGGCTGATGGTCCCGGTGATCCGTGACGCCGATCGCAAGGGATTGTGGGACATCGCGGCGGAGATCACCGATCTGTCTCGCAAGGCGCAGGGCCGCAAGCTGCGCCCCGACGAGATGGGCGGCGCTTCGATGACGATCTCCAATCTCGGCGGGATCGGCGGCAGCGCCTTCACCCCGATCGTGAACCCGCCGGAAGTCGCGATCCTCGGCATCACCCGCAGTCAGGTCACGCCGGTCTGGGAGGGCGAATGGGTGCCGGTGCCGCTCTGCCCGCTCGATCTGAGTTATGACCATCGGGTCATCAACGGGGCGGATGCCGCGCGTTTCCTGACGCGCTACGCGACGCTGATGGCGGACCCGCGCCGGATGCTGATCTGA
- a CDS encoding substrate-binding domain-containing protein, which yields MRIGALSTLSRNFQIGFLAPIIGCQDVEIVLRSGSANVLFEALQVMALDVVLTTEPPARDVFSSFIAHRVAEQKVLLHGTPHRLRHATLEEMLREEPVILPTDSSIRTGFDSLITRLGLRPQVAAEVDDMAMIRLLAREDAGLAITPAVVLADELREGLLVTAPFDLDIGEDFYAVTL from the coding sequence GTGCGCATCGGGGCGCTCTCGACGCTTTCGCGCAACTTCCAGATCGGGTTTCTCGCACCGATCATCGGGTGTCAGGATGTGGAGATCGTGTTGCGGTCAGGCAGCGCGAACGTGCTGTTCGAGGCGCTGCAGGTGATGGCGCTCGACGTGGTTCTGACGACCGAGCCGCCCGCCCGCGACGTGTTCTCGAGCTTCATCGCGCATCGCGTCGCAGAACAGAAGGTTCTCTTGCATGGCACACCGCACCGGCTGCGGCACGCCACGCTTGAGGAGATGCTGCGCGAGGAGCCTGTGATCCTGCCCACCGACAGTTCGATCCGGACCGGGTTCGACAGTCTGATCACGCGACTCGGGCTGCGCCCGCAAGTGGCGGCGGAAGTCGACGACATGGCCATGATCCGCCTTCTGGCCCGGGAGGATGCAGGCCTTGCGATCACGCCCGCGGTGGTTCTGGCCGACGAGCTTCGCGAGGGCTTGCTGGTGACCGCGCCCTTCGATCTCGATATCGGCGAGGATTTCTACGCCGTGACCCTGTAG
- a CDS encoding IS3 family transposase (programmed frameshift), with protein sequence MRKSRFTEAQIIGMIKEQEAGMPTADVCRRHGLSPATFYKFKAKYGGMEVSEAARLKALEDENAKLKRLLADTMLDNVVLKDLPGKELTTLTRRREAALRAMRDHAISQRRACQLVGVDPKTVRRTRPPDCPEIREEMKEIAGKRRRFGYRRIGILLERKDMTMNHKKLYRLYREEGLSVKRRRGRKRARGSRTPMPAAAHPNARWSLDFLADSFGASRKFRILAVIDDCCRENLCLVADTSISGTRVARELDALVRIYGKPACIVSDNGTEFTSRAILRWADQNAIPWHYIDPGKPQQNAFIESFNGSLRDELLNEEIFDTLDDARRSLALWRYDYNAVRPHSSLGNQTPLEARRALEQFEGSAPGALAHSNRPDYQSQTCRLSL encoded by the exons ATGAGAAAAAGCCGTTTCACCGAGGCGCAGATTATCGGGATGATCAAGGAGCAGGAGGCAGGCATGCCGACAGCTGATGTGTGCCGCAGGCATGGCCTCAGCCCGGCGACCTTTTACAAGTTCAAGGCCAAGTATGGTGGCATGGAGGTCTCCGAGGCGGCCAGGCTGAAGGCGCTCGAAGACGAAAACGCCAAGCTCAAACGTCTGTTGGCCGACACCATGCTCGACAACGTGGTTCTGAAGGATCTGC CTGGGAAAGAACTGACGACATTGACCAGGCGGCGAGAGGCGGCGCTCAGGGCGATGCGGGATCATGCCATCTCGCAGCGTCGGGCCTGCCAGCTTGTCGGTGTCGACCCCAAGACGGTCCGGCGCACACGCCCGCCGGACTGCCCCGAGATCCGCGAGGAGATGAAGGAGATCGCCGGGAAGCGGCGCCGGTTTGGCTATCGCCGGATCGGCATCCTGCTGGAGCGCAAGGACATGACCATGAACCACAAGAAGCTGTATCGGCTCTATCGGGAGGAAGGGTTATCGGTGAAGCGACGGCGTGGACGCAAGCGGGCTCGCGGGTCACGCACACCGATGCCTGCGGCGGCGCATCCCAATGCGCGCTGGTCGCTCGACTTCCTGGCGGACAGCTTCGGCGCCTCGCGCAAGTTCCGTATTTTGGCCGTGATCGACGATTGTTGCAGAGAGAACCTGTGCCTGGTCGCCGATACCAGCATATCGGGCACGCGTGTTGCCCGTGAACTGGATGCGCTGGTGCGGATCTACGGAAAGCCTGCTTGCATTGTCAGCGACAACGGGACGGAGTTCACCAGTCGGGCCATCCTGAGATGGGCCGACCAGAACGCCATTCCCTGGCACTACATCGACCCCGGCAAGCCGCAGCAGAACGCGTTCATCGAGTCCTTCAACGGAAGCCTGCGCGACGAATTATTAAACGAGGAGATCTTCGACACCCTGGACGATGCCCGGCGCAGTTTGGCGCTCTGGCGCTACGACTACAACGCCGTCAGACCGCACTCGTCTCTGGGAAACCAGACGCCGCTCGAAGCGCGCCGGGCGCTTGAGCAATTTGAGGGCTCCGCGCCCGGCGCGCTTGCCCACAGCAACCGACCCGACTACCAATCGCAAACCTGCAGACTCTCGTTATGA
- the csgH gene encoding curli-like amyloid fiber formation chaperone CsgH, with product MKLKTYLLAFLLVAPCQVLADGAERAWISLSEDEGLVTIETFSRLEPGHSGKYLLEVMKTGPHGRSVNRQSGSVPVSHGDATGPLSTAKISLETNANLTIHLRIIDSEGQVFEDTKMTSVE from the coding sequence ATGAAACTGAAGACCTATCTTCTCGCCTTTCTGCTCGTCGCGCCGTGTCAGGTTCTGGCCGACGGGGCCGAGCGCGCATGGATTTCGCTCTCGGAAGACGAGGGCCTTGTCACGATCGAGACCTTCTCCCGGCTCGAGCCCGGCCATTCAGGGAAATATCTCCTTGAGGTAATGAAAACCGGCCCCCATGGACGATCCGTCAATCGACAATCCGGATCAGTTCCCGTGTCTCACGGAGACGCAACCGGCCCTCTTTCGACGGCGAAGATATCACTGGAGACGAATGCCAATCTCACAATCCATCTACGCATAATAGATAGCGAGGGGCAGGTGTTCGAGGATACAAAGATGACTTCCGTTGAGTAA
- a CDS encoding CsgG/HfaB family protein, producing MKSRFELLRAHVLSAATRIACVTSVALALSGCAQLSAQLAQNEQPPTLPQPTVTRNTLLQLPPPESRIDVAVYDFEDLTGQFKPSENYQSLSKAVSQGGGAILMKALRDAGDGKWFRVVERSSLKNLLQERRLIQEMRKIYLKEQEINPKALPPMLFAGVIIEGGVIGFDSNIETGGAGAALLGIGAKTEYRKDSISVNLRTVSVKTGEVLASVVVQKSILSTSVGANVFRYVDTDEILELEAGITANEPDFVALRRAIEKALYTLVMEMAERDYWKFKDPQAERRLVTQYKIEDGRLSPSRITDQTYSGSNKPELTSAVTSPAETRKTI from the coding sequence ATGAAGAGCAGATTTGAATTACTCCGGGCGCATGTGCTCAGTGCGGCAACGCGGATCGCCTGCGTGACCAGCGTCGCTCTCGCGCTGTCAGGTTGCGCACAGCTCTCGGCGCAGCTTGCGCAGAACGAACAGCCTCCGACCCTTCCGCAGCCGACGGTGACGCGCAATACGTTGCTGCAGCTTCCGCCACCCGAGAGCCGGATAGACGTGGCCGTCTACGATTTTGAAGACCTGACCGGGCAATTCAAACCCTCCGAAAACTACCAGTCGCTTTCCAAGGCAGTATCGCAGGGCGGTGGCGCGATCCTTATGAAGGCCCTCCGGGACGCAGGCGACGGCAAGTGGTTTCGCGTCGTGGAACGCAGCAGCCTCAAGAATTTGCTGCAGGAGCGGCGGCTCATCCAGGAAATGCGCAAAATCTATCTCAAGGAACAGGAGATCAACCCGAAGGCGCTTCCGCCCATGCTCTTCGCCGGGGTGATCATCGAAGGGGGGGTCATAGGTTTCGACTCGAACATTGAGACCGGCGGCGCGGGCGCGGCCCTGTTGGGGATCGGCGCGAAGACCGAGTATCGCAAAGACAGCATTAGCGTGAACCTGCGAACTGTGAGCGTAAAGACCGGCGAGGTCCTGGCATCCGTCGTGGTTCAAAAATCCATTCTGTCGACGAGCGTCGGCGCCAATGTCTTCCGCTATGTCGACACGGACGAGATTCTGGAATTGGAAGCTGGCATTACCGCAAACGAACCCGATTTCGTGGCGCTTCGGCGAGCAATCGAGAAAGCCTTATATACGCTTGTTATGGAAATGGCAGAGCGGGATTATTGGAAATTCAAGGATCCTCAAGCCGAGAGGCGGCTGGTCACTCAATACAAGATTGAAGACGGTCGGCTCTCCCCCTCGCGGATCACGGATCAAACCTATTCTGGCAGCAATAAGCCGGAACTTACGTCGGCTGTAACATCGCCAGCCGAAACCAGAAAAACAATCTGA
- a CDS encoding curli assembly protein CsgF, giving the protein MVGDRTTFGFVALFLLVGAPLTFQASCASAQDLTYSFTSPSFGGSSFNSSHLLALADIQNQYKDDGSSKSSSYSSQSDLFVRQLQSRLLSSLSSGLSEVITGAQPGDSDTITIGDQQIFYERTLENIRVEITNLLDGSTTEIVLPVVEQAAAN; this is encoded by the coding sequence ATGGTTGGGGATAGGACGACATTCGGCTTCGTCGCGCTTTTTCTTTTGGTGGGCGCGCCGCTGACATTCCAAGCGAGTTGCGCTTCGGCGCAAGATCTTACCTATAGCTTCACGAGCCCAAGTTTTGGTGGAAGCTCTTTCAATTCCAGCCACCTGCTCGCGCTGGCAGATATCCAAAATCAGTACAAAGACGACGGAAGCAGCAAGAGTTCGAGTTACAGCTCCCAATCCGACCTGTTCGTGCGGCAACTCCAGAGCCGCCTCTTGTCGTCGCTGTCATCAGGCTTGTCGGAGGTCATCACCGGCGCGCAGCCGGGAGATAGCGATACGATCACCATCGGCGATCAACAGATTTTCTACGAGCGTACGCTCGAAAATATCCGGGTTGAAATCACCAATCTCCTTGATGGCTCCACGACAGAGATCGTGCTGCCGGTTGTAGAGCAGGCAGCGGCGAACTGA